Genomic DNA from Thermus amyloliquefaciens:
GGGGTTTAGGACGTTTTCCGCAATCCCCGCCACCGTCTCCTCCACCATGCCCAAGGCGGCCTCCTTCACTTCCTCGTCCTTGCCCAAGAGGATCAGGCGCCGCTGGGCGTAGATGACCTCCCGCTGGCGGGCCATCACGTCGTCAAACTGCAAAAGCTGTTTGCGGATGGCGAAGTTCCGGTCCTCCACCCGCTTCTGTGCCCTTTCGATGGAGCGGGTCACCATGGGATGCTCTATGGGCTCGGAGTCGTCAAAGCCCATGCGGTCCAGCATGGCGATGACCCGGTCCGAGGCGAACAGCCGCATGAGATCGTCGTCAAAGCTCACGTAAAAACGGCTTCCCCCCGGGTCCCCCTGGCGCCCCGCACGGCCCCTTAGCTGGTTGTCAATCCTCCGGGACTCGTGCCGCTCGGTGCCCAGGATGAAAAGCCCCCCCAAGGCCCGCACCCTCTCCTCGTCCGCCTTGCACTCCTCCCGGATCTGGCGGATCTTTTCCTGGAGCTCCTCCTTGATCCCCAGCTCCTGGGCCAAGGCCCGGGCCTCCTCCTCCTGGCCCGAGACCATCTTCTTGATGAAGAGCTCCACCTTCCACTCGTACCGGTCAAAGCCCTCCTTCTCCAGAAGGGCCGCCGCCAGGTACTCGGGGTTTCCGCCCAGCTTGATGTCCGTGCCCCGGCCCGCCATGTTGGTGGCGATGGTGACCGTCTTGCTCCGGCCCGCCTGGGCGACGATCTCCGCCTCCTTGGCGTGGTGCTTGGCGTTCAGCACCTGGTGGGGGATGCCCTGGCGCAGGACGCCCAGGGTGTGCACCGCCCGCTTCAAGCCCTCCCAGGCGGCGCGCAGGTTCCCCTTCGGGGGGATGAGCCCCTCAAAGGCCGCCAGGTCCTCGTCCTTAAGCTGGGTGGGCTTCTCCAAAAGCTTCCTCAGGCGCTCCCACTCCTCCCCCTGCTGTTTCTGGCTGGCCTTCTTGAAAAGCTCCAGGCGCATCTCCAGCCGGGGAAGGTAGAGGCGGGGCTCCTTGAGCATCTGGGAAAGCCTCTCCGACTTTTCGATGCTGATGGTGCCCACCAGGACCGGCTGGCCCCTTTCGTACTTCTCGGCGATCTCCTCCACCACCGCGTAGAACTTGCCCTTCTCCGTGCGGTAGACCACGTCGGGAAAGTCCTGCCGGATCATGGGGCGGTTGGTGGGCACCACCACCACGTCCATGCCGTAGATCTCCTGGAACTCCTTCTCCTCGGTCTTGGCGGTGCCGGTCATGCCGGCCCGCTTCTCGTAGAGGCGGAAGAAGTTCTGGTAGGTGATGGTGGCCAGGGTCTGGTTTTCCCGCTCAATCCTGACCCCCTCCTTGGCCTCGATGGCCTGGTGGAGCCCCTCCCCGTAGCGGCGGCCTGGCATGAGGCGGCCCGTGAACTCGTCCACGATGATGACCTGGCCGTCTTGGACGATGTAGTCCCGGTCCCGGTGGTAGAGCTCCTTGGCCCGGATGGCCTGGATGAGCATGTGGGCCAGCTCCATGTTCTCCGGGCTGAAAAGCCCCTCCACCCCCAGGAGCTTT
This window encodes:
- the secA gene encoding preprotein translocase subunit SecA produces the protein MLGLIRKLFDNNEREIARYYKQVVEPTNRLESEVEKIPDLAAAYAELREKHARGASLEELLPMAFALTRESAKRYLGMRHFDVQLIGGAVLHEGKIAEMKTGEGKTLVATLAVALNALRGRGIHVVTVNDYLARRDAEWMGPVYRGLGLSVGVIQHSSTPEERRKAYLADVTYVTNSELGFDYLRDNMAISPDQLVLRHDTPLHYAIIDEVDSILIDEARTPLIISGPAEKATDLYYKMAEIAKKLERGLPAEPGVRKEPTGDYTIEEKNRSVHLTLQGIAKAEKLLGVEGLFSPENMELAHMLIQAIRAKELYHRDRDYIVQDGQVIIVDEFTGRLMPGRRYGEGLHQAIEAKEGVRIERENQTLATITYQNFFRLYEKRAGMTGTAKTEEKEFQEIYGMDVVVVPTNRPMIRQDFPDVVYRTEKGKFYAVVEEIAEKYERGQPVLVGTISIEKSERLSQMLKEPRLYLPRLEMRLELFKKASQKQQGEEWERLRKLLEKPTQLKDEDLAAFEGLIPPKGNLRAAWEGLKRAVHTLGVLRQGIPHQVLNAKHHAKEAEIVAQAGRSKTVTIATNMAGRGTDIKLGGNPEYLAAALLEKEGFDRYEWKVELFIKKMVSGQEEEARALAQELGIKEELQEKIRQIREECKADEERVRALGGLFILGTERHESRRIDNQLRGRAGRQGDPGGSRFYVSFDDDLMRLFASDRVIAMLDRMGFDDSEPIEHPMVTRSIERAQKRVEDRNFAIRKQLLQFDDVMARQREVIYAQRRLILLGKDEEVKEAALGMVEETVAGIAENVLNPQVHPEDWDLEALKAALLDTVPQLAGFPFEELRTLKPEEGVERLVEAALEAYEAREQELSPPLMRAVERFVILNVVDSAWKEHLHNLDVLRQGIFLRGYGQKDPFQEYKIEATRLFNDMVGFIKGEVAKFLFRLRVEAEPMRPVREAPYVPVPAPKEEARPFGVEKKRPATPRPSPAFPAPSGGG